The Candidatus Borreliella tachyglossi genome has a window encoding:
- a CDS encoding plasmid maintenance protein, whose product MKNLNFFLYNNSKLKKNQVRLIKLISILKYLNKSKLGYNQQDILNLANFFLKKEGYSVIKLKTLQKDLNFLKINSIIKTFIIRLGEYKGSKIKYIPNKDAYQRLKKVLNATEELLEKTFNIIYRINKKEKSQKKTKEKNRTKNSSVYNINNNINNNKLTEISLIPYKKTFKAKTNSWESQLTRKQIQIYTT is encoded by the coding sequence ATGAAAAATTTAAATTTCTTCTTATATAATAACAGTAAACTCAAAAAAAATCAAGTTAGGTTAATCAAACTAATTTCCATCTTAAAATACCTAAACAAAAGCAAGCTTGGATACAACCAACAAGATATACTTAACTTAGCTAACTTTTTCCTAAAAAAAGAAGGTTATTCAGTAATTAAACTTAAAACACTACAAAAAGACTTAAATTTTCTCAAAATAAACTCCATAATTAAAACATTCATAATAAGACTTGGAGAATATAAAGGTTCGAAAATAAAATATATACCCAATAAAGATGCATATCAAAGATTAAAGAAAGTGCTAAATGCAACAGAGGAATTACTAGAAAAAACATTTAATATCATATACAGAATAAATAAAAAGGAAAAATCCCAAAAAAAAACTAAGGAAAAAAATAGAACAAAAAATAGCAGTGTATATAATATAAATAATAATATAAATAATAACAAATTAACAGAAATCTCTTTGATACCCTACAAGAAAACTTTCAAAGCAAAAACGAATAGCTGGGAAAGCCAACTTACAAGAAAACAAATACAAATTTACACAACTTAA